A single region of the Biomphalaria glabrata chromosome 15, xgBioGlab47.1, whole genome shotgun sequence genome encodes:
- the LOC106079983 gene encoding uncharacterized protein LOC106079983 yields MAKPLYANEFRVQVHTGRSRQRAWSESTCTSLLSYSESEDSLRIGSSVALGAMASRPLPEIPLERSSPKEYQNNIRRASVHRQEPLKIKEKKKSAAGSRRRTLILISIASIVFSLFCLGLLVATFIRHGILPWDKVMLQSSTQDSCLSCIKLLQSILQSQNQMKAQCSSNMSPTQTSSSTVNYAHSLCLPVEVENLDLSLLKVHVGKENFTAPLGGWYFIFLESQTAVAIDIKKQSSECTTQIASTQCKPCHSSKSDNSFTFCWADVVLLQEGDVLSTSSAITIQNNDHYHFHIISLHELDK; encoded by the exons ATGGCGAAACCTCTTTACGCCAATGAGTTTCGCGTGCAGGTCCACACAGGCAGAAGTAGGCAACGTGCCTGGAGTGAAAGCACTTGCACATCCTTACTCAGTTACAGCGAATCAGAAGATTCACTTCGAATTGGTTCATCCGTGGCGTTGGGTGCTATGGCCAGCAGACCTCTACCTGAAATTCCACTAGAAAGATCCTCACCGAAGGAGTATCAAAACAACATCAGAAGAGCTTCGGTCCATCGGCAAGAGCCattaaaaatcaaagaaaagaaaaagtctgCAGCGGGATCCAGGCGTAGAACTTTGATTCTCATCAGCATTGCATCCATTGTTTTTAGCCTGTTTTGTCTTGGCCTCTTGGTTGCGACCTTCATCAGACATGGGATTTTACCATGGGATAAGGTAATGCTTCAGTCTAGCACCCAGGACTCGTGCCTGTCTTGCATTAAGCTGCTGCAATCTATTCTTCAAAGTCAGAATCAAATGAAAGCTCAATGCAGCTCTAACATGTCGCCAACGCAA ACATCCAGTTCAACTGTCAACTATGCAC ATTCCTTGTGTCTTCCGGTGGAGGTTGAGAACTTAGATCTTTCTTTGTTGAAAGTCCACGTTGGAAAAGAGAATTTCACTGCACCACTAGGCGGatggtattttatatttttagaatCTCAG ACAGCTGTTGCTATTGACATTAAGAAACAAAGTTCTGAATGTACAACACAGATTGCATCAACTCAATGCAAACCTTGCCACAGCTCAAAGTCAGACAACTCGTTTACATTTTGTTGGG CTGATGTAGTACTATTACAAGAAGGCGATGTCCTCTCTACCAGCTCTGCTATAACCATACAGAACAATGATCATTACCATTTCCATATAATTTCACTGCATGAATTGGACAAATGA